A portion of the Cryptomeria japonica chromosome 5, Sugi_1.0, whole genome shotgun sequence genome contains these proteins:
- the LOC131035238 gene encoding mediator of RNA polymerase II transcription subunit 19a — protein sequence MAASGNRSEEAESMFRLISAAPRPRELTGAIDLINQFGLRAHHEYFCKKPLPASIAETPYLNNVVGETEIRKGEGMELEQLIQEPPVMDIGFRIHPFDLETLRQALELRENGSIQLSEADRGLLTISGKVKSEHRDKEKKHKKHKDKEKDKDREHKKHTHRHKDKDKEKDKDKKKDKSGSHENGDDKSKKHHKKKRKHDGNEEEGDSHKHKKRKHKNSKGEDAGLTKNGN from the exons ATGGCTGCCTCCGGTAATAGATCAGAGGAGGCGGAATCCATGTTTCGGCTTATTTCTGCGGCCCCAA GGCCAAGGGAATTGACAGGTGCTATAGATTTGATAAATCAGTTTGGATTAAGGGCACACCATGAGTATTTCTGCAAGAAGCCCTTACCAGCATCAATTGCTGAAACTCCATATCTAAATAATGTGGTTGGTGAGACTGAAATCAGAAAAGGGGAAGGCATGGAATTAGAACAACTTATTCAGGAGCCTCCAGTCATGGATATTGGTTTTCGTATCCATCCTTTTGATTTAGAAACACTAAGGCAAGCTTTGGAGTTAAGAGAAAACGGATCCATACAGTTGTCGGAG GCAGACAGAGGGCTACTGACAATTAGCGGCAAGGTCAAAAGTGAGCACAGGGATAAGGAAAAGAAGCATAAGAAGCACAAGGACAAGGAAAAGGACAAAGATAGAGAGCACAAGAAGCACACACACCGgcataaggataaggataaagaaaAAGACAAGGACAAAAAGAAGGACAAAAGTGGCAGTCATGAAAATGGAGATGATAAGTCAAAAAAGCATCACAAAAAG AAAAGAAAACATGATGGCAACGAAGAGGAAGGTGATTCTCACAAGCATAAGAAAAGAAAG CATAAAAACTCTAAGGGGGAAGATGCAGGCCTTACAAAAAATGGGAATTGA